Genomic segment of Myxococcus stipitatus:
GTGGGACTGGCTTGCGGTGGAGGGTTCTTGTCCGCGATACCCGCCGCCAAGGCAAACCCAGCCATGGCTCCAAGGACTGTCCGTATCATGTGCGCTCCGCTCGGTGGAGGGATGGTGGAGGGAAGCGTGAGGCTGCGACGCGCAGGGCGTCAAAGGCCCTGGCGACAGGCGTTCGCTCTCCACCACTTGCCTGACACCCGCGGACGCTGGTCTGACGCCTTCGCGCCGCGCTCGACTGGACTGTCTTTGCCTTCGGGCAGGGCCGGGCCTTCGTGTCACGGCTTCCGGGGCTCGACGGCTGAGCTGGCGCGCCCCTTGGTGGGCCCCGGGGTGGCGCCGCCGCGCCCGCCGGTTCCCCAGGGAGGCGGCATGGCCCGCACGCTCGTCACGATGGCCTCCTTGAGCTGCCGCGCCGCCGCGGTGAGGTAGCCCTCGCCTCGATGTACCAGTGCCACCTGGCGCTTCAGGCCGCTCTTCACCAGCGGCACGACGTCGAACCCGCGGGACTGCGGAGCCCGCGTCATCAGTTCCGGCACCAGGGCCACGCCCAGCCCGCGCTCCACCATGCGCCGCATGGCCTCCGCGTTGTCGGTCTCCAGCACGACCTTGGGTGTCACGCCGCGCGCCTCACACGCCGCCTCCAGCGCCCGGGTCCCCGACATGCTCGGGATGACGATCCACGTCTCATCCAGCGCATCCGCCAGCGACAGCGGCCGTGTGCTCTTCGTGAACCGATGCCCGCGGGGCACGGCCAGCACCACCTCTTCCTCCCACAACTTCTGCACCACCAGGTCCGTGTGCCGCACCGGCAGGCTCAGGATGGCCAGGTCCAGCGTGCCGCGAGCCACACCATCCTCCATCGCCGCCGCCGAGCCCTCGCTGAGCCGGGGTCGCACCTCCGGATACGCACGCACGAACGCGGGGATGATGTCCGGCATCAGGTACGCCCCCACGGTGTGCAGCGTGGCGAGCAACACCGGTCCACGCGGGGTGTTCGACAGCCGCCCCAGCTCGGACGTCCCCGCCGCCAGCGCATCCAGCGCGCGCTGGGCATGGGGCAGGAACCGCTCCCCCGCATCCGTCAGCACCGCGCCCCCTGGAGTGCGGACGAGCAGGCGTGTGCCCAGCTCCGACTCCAGGGACTGGAGCTGGCGGGACAAGCCCGATTGAGACAAGCCGAGTCCACGGGCCGCCTGCGACAGGCGCCCTTCCTGGACCACGCGGAGGAAGGCCTGGAGCTGTTCTTGGGTCATGCGCGTTCCGCATGAAGCATATGCGGAAGTTGCGATTTTCGCATGGGTCGGACCCGGTTACATGGGGGCGATGGAAGGAAGCGGTCTATCGGTGGCGCCGGTGTCCTCCGCCCAGCCCGGAGCGGCGAGGCGGATGGCGACGGGCGCGGTGCTGCTGGCCCTGGTGGTCAGCGCCTTCGAGGGCACGGTCGTCACCAGCGCCATGCCCACCATCACCCGCGAGCTGGGAGGACAGCACCTCTACTCGTGGGTCTTCTCCGCCTTCCTCTTCGCGTCCACCGTGGGCGTGCTCATCTCCGGGAAGCTGGCGGACCGCATCGGCCGCAAGCCCGTCTTCTTCACCGGCATGGGCCTGTTCCTCGTCGGCTCCGCGCTGTGCGGGCTGTCGCAGTCGGTGGAGGCCCTCATCGCCTTCCGCGTCGTGCAGGGCCTGGGCGCGGGAGCCCTCCAGCCCACCACGCTGACCATCAGCGCGGACCTCTACACCTTGCGCGAGCGCGCCACCGTCCAGGGCCTCTTCACGGGCGCCTGGGGCGCGGGCAACGCCGTGGGCCCGCTCATCGGCGGCTGGCTCGTCATGAATGCCTCGTGGCGCTGGGTGTTCCTCGTCAACGTGCCCGTCGGGGTGTTCGCCGCGCTGCTGCTGTACTTCTCCTACCGGGACCCGCCGCGCCGCGCGGATGTGAAGCTGGACCGGTGGGGCCCGTTGCTCGCGGGCACCTCGGCGGCGCTGCTCCTGTTCTCGCTGGAGCCCGGTGACACCTGGCCGCGGGTGCTGT
This window contains:
- a CDS encoding MFS transporter; this translates as MAPVSSAQPGAARRMATGAVLLALVVSAFEGTVVTSAMPTITRELGGQHLYSWVFSAFLFASTVGVLISGKLADRIGRKPVFFTGMGLFLVGSALCGLSQSVEALIAFRVVQGLGAGALQPTTLTISADLYTLRERATVQGLFTGAWGAGNAVGPLIGGWLVMNASWRWVFLVNVPVGVFAALLLYFSYRDPPRRADVKLDRWGPLLAGTSAALLLFSLEPGDTWPRVLCVLGAVAVAVGLVLQQRQSRAPLLPIELVKDRTVLSGVAGGIAGGALLYSMAAWVPLWMTEHEGKTPIVAGLTLLPMLLGWSVGSTFGVKLLVRGGMRLSAGVGFAVAATGAGLLALTAAYDGGTGAALASLAVLGMGLGPAASTSLIAPQSRVAWHHRGIITSSLYSTRLLGGSLTVAALALARGHFATQFAIAAALAGTVALLLAVVAPGRALDEV
- a CDS encoding LysR family transcriptional regulator; the encoded protein is MTQEQLQAFLRVVQEGRLSQAARGLGLSQSGLSRQLQSLESELGTRLLVRTPGGAVLTDAGERFLPHAQRALDALAAGTSELGRLSNTPRGPVLLATLHTVGAYLMPDIIPAFVRAYPEVRPRLSEGSAAAMEDGVARGTLDLAILSLPVRHTDLVVQKLWEEEVVLAVPRGHRFTKSTRPLSLADALDETWIVIPSMSGTRALEAACEARGVTPKVVLETDNAEAMRRMVERGLGVALVPELMTRAPQSRGFDVVPLVKSGLKRQVALVHRGEGYLTAAARQLKEAIVTSVRAMPPPWGTGGRGGATPGPTKGRASSAVEPRKP